One Megasphaera elsdenii DSM 20460 genomic window carries:
- the lepA gene encoding translation elongation factor 4 encodes MSTDHIRNFSIIAHIDHGKSTLADRMLEMTGTVPKREMEDQLLDTMDLERERGITIKAQSARLIYDAQDGKQYTLNLIDTPGHVDFNYEVSRSLAACEGALLIVDATQGVEAQTLANVYLALEHDLEIIPIINKVDLPSADPDRVCKEIEDVIGLDASDAIMISAKTGYGVDKVLEAIVQRIPAPADEGDKPLRALIFDSHFDAYKGAIANIRIMEGSIKPGQRIRMMASGKEFEVIETGVFLPQMHPVPSLECGSVGYLAASMKNVRDCRVGDTVTLADNPAKEALPGYRKAVPMVYCGLYPVETNDYDNLRDALEKLHLNDAALLFEPETSSALGFGFRCGFLGLLHMDVVRERLEREYNLSLITTAPSVIYHVYCTDGTMVEVDNPSQMPDMTKIDHIEEPLVKTTIIIPKDMVGTVMEISQNRRGQYVTMDYLDDTRVSLVYNLPLCEILYDYFDVLKSATRGYASLDYELNGYQASPMVKMDILINGDVVDALSIIVHKDFAARRGRALVEKLRSLIPRQLFQIPIQAAVGNKIIARENVAALRKDVLAKCYGGDISRKRKLLEKQKEGKKRMKQFGTVEIPQEAFMAVLKVDEE; translated from the coding sequence GTGTCTACAGATCATATCAGAAACTTTTCAATTATCGCGCATATCGACCATGGCAAATCGACGTTGGCCGACCGGATGCTGGAAATGACCGGCACCGTGCCCAAACGGGAAATGGAAGACCAGCTCCTCGATACGATGGATCTCGAACGGGAACGGGGCATCACCATCAAAGCCCAGTCAGCCCGTCTCATTTATGATGCCCAAGACGGCAAACAGTATACCCTGAATCTCATCGACACGCCGGGGCACGTCGACTTCAATTACGAAGTATCGCGCAGCCTGGCGGCCTGCGAAGGGGCCCTGCTCATCGTCGATGCCACGCAGGGCGTCGAAGCTCAGACCCTGGCCAATGTCTATTTAGCCTTGGAACACGATCTGGAAATCATTCCCATCATCAATAAGGTCGACCTGCCCAGTGCCGACCCCGACCGGGTCTGCAAGGAAATCGAAGACGTCATCGGCCTCGACGCGTCGGACGCCATCATGATCAGCGCCAAGACGGGCTACGGCGTCGACAAGGTCCTGGAAGCCATCGTCCAGCGCATCCCGGCACCGGCTGACGAAGGGGACAAACCCTTGCGGGCCCTCATCTTCGACTCTCATTTCGATGCCTACAAAGGGGCTATCGCCAACATCCGCATCATGGAAGGCAGCATCAAGCCGGGCCAGCGCATCCGCATGATGGCGTCGGGCAAGGAATTTGAAGTCATCGAAACGGGCGTCTTCCTGCCCCAGATGCATCCCGTCCCGTCCCTGGAATGTGGCAGCGTCGGTTATCTGGCGGCCAGCATGAAGAACGTCCGCGACTGCCGCGTCGGCGATACGGTCACCCTGGCCGACAATCCGGCCAAAGAAGCCCTGCCGGGCTACCGCAAGGCCGTGCCCATGGTCTATTGCGGCCTCTATCCGGTAGAAACGAATGACTACGACAATCTCCGCGATGCCCTGGAAAAGCTCCACCTCAATGATGCAGCCCTCCTCTTTGAACCGGAAACATCGTCGGCCCTGGGCTTTGGCTTCCGCTGCGGTTTCCTGGGCCTTTTGCACATGGATGTCGTCCGCGAACGGCTGGAACGGGAATACAACCTGTCCCTGATCACGACGGCACCGTCGGTTATTTACCACGTCTACTGCACGGACGGGACGATGGTCGAAGTGGACAATCCGTCGCAGATGCCGGATATGACCAAAATCGACCATATCGAAGAACCCCTGGTCAAGACGACGATCATCATCCCCAAGGACATGGTCGGCACGGTCATGGAAATCTCCCAGAACCGCCGCGGCCAGTACGTCACCATGGATTACCTCGACGATACGCGCGTCTCCTTGGTCTACAACCTGCCGCTGTGCGAAATCCTTTACGACTACTTCGACGTCCTCAAGTCGGCGACCCGCGGCTATGCATCCCTCGATTACGAGCTCAACGGGTATCAGGCTTCGCCCATGGTCAAAATGGACATCCTCATCAACGGCGACGTCGTCGATGCCTTGAGTATCATCGTCCACAAGGACTTTGCCGCCCGCCGCGGCCGCGCCCTGGTCGAAAAACTGCGCAGCCTCATCCCGCGCCAGCTCTTCCAGATCCCCATCCAGGCAGCCGTCGGCAATAAGATCATTGCCCGCGAAAACGTGGCAGCCCTGCGCAAGGACGTCCTGGCCAAGTGC
- the dnaE gene encoding DNA polymerase III subunit alpha has product MFSNLHTHTDYSLHDGYAKIPDLVSRAKELGYPALAITDHGTVTGLIDFYEECKKQGIKPILGCEFYYTNEITVKEAPTYHLLILAKDNDGYKNMMKMDTYAHEHFYRKPRIGIEALKQYHEGLICTTACIAGPLSASEPESLYNNLLEIFGDDLYVEIQPHDFQEQIEYNEKWKDYFPSSKTIVTLDSHYIDKEDIQAHKLWLGLGDDSQYYASDDYYLRSEDEVLDWFKKYGIDAKSYIDNVQEIVDKCNVEIEFGGQHYPVFCDDPATYVKQKCNEGFKALGISKYPNKDKYIKQVRHEFKILSDLGYLNYFCIIDDMIRHCREVGIPTGLGRGSVVGSLTAYLMGITKLDPIKYNLVFERFANPERVTPADIDTDVSTPRRGDVIEYVKEKYGEVYQVRTISYVQDKSAVQRAAQAINGKHYLDLISEYKKTDSYKKKAEENERLADHDAFIACRNKELIKPVEYTKMSKNINIVEDMPEKTSLQKRWKALAMKFRGHIISYGCHASAVLVSPEDVCNWTAIEKQGDNMVVCHDFHQLEAQGLLKLDILGLETLDIIEQTKHRAGIDIDVAKIPVDDKTTAAMLRKGDTTGCFQIESNVMTNIIIRMNVKNVEDMSAVVALGRPGPLDSGMAETFLRRRNHQEPTVYDIPELEPILRDTEGVILYQEQIMQIAQKICGYSLGEADNLRRIIGRKVVDEMKPAVDDMISRGVKNGYTEAQMKRLTDNIITFASYGFNRGHSAAYGMTAWVTAYLKAHYPAAFMASLLDSNCKDKPKLASYILEAMHMGIKILPPQLSHYNCYSDYDEEGAYIILGLNCIAGVGNTQIPKDSPEDFKTFLEANINMNKTVLSNLVKAGVFKGNRDEMLQYIVWAKDKRKSK; this is encoded by the coding sequence ATGTTTTCTAACCTACATACTCATACCGACTATAGCCTGCATGATGGATATGCTAAGATTCCCGATTTAGTGAGCAGAGCTAAAGAGCTTGGGTATCCAGCACTGGCCATCACAGACCATGGGACTGTAACGGGCTTGATTGATTTCTATGAAGAGTGTAAGAAACAGGGTATCAAACCTATCCTCGGTTGCGAATTCTATTATACCAATGAAATCACCGTAAAGGAAGCTCCGACATACCACCTCTTGATTCTGGCCAAAGATAATGATGGATATAAGAACATGATGAAGATGGATACCTATGCTCACGAACATTTTTATCGGAAGCCAAGAATCGGAATCGAAGCCCTCAAACAGTATCATGAGGGGCTCATCTGCACCACAGCCTGCATCGCCGGTCCACTAAGTGCTTCAGAACCAGAATCCTTGTACAATAATTTATTAGAGATATTTGGTGACGATCTGTATGTAGAAATCCAGCCTCATGATTTCCAAGAACAGATTGAATACAACGAGAAGTGGAAGGACTATTTCCCCAGCTCGAAAACTATCGTTACGTTAGACAGCCATTACATTGACAAGGAAGATATCCAAGCTCATAAGTTATGGCTCGGTCTTGGCGACGATTCCCAGTATTACGCCTCTGACGACTATTACCTTCGGAGTGAGGACGAAGTACTGGACTGGTTCAAAAAATATGGTATTGACGCAAAGAGTTACATTGATAATGTACAAGAAATCGTTGATAAATGTAATGTAGAAATTGAGTTTGGTGGACAGCATTACCCCGTATTCTGTGATGACCCAGCAACCTATGTAAAACAGAAATGCAATGAAGGATTCAAGGCTTTAGGGATAAGCAAGTACCCGAACAAAGATAAGTACATCAAGCAGGTACGGCATGAATTCAAAATCCTGAGTGACCTTGGATATCTCAATTATTTCTGCATCATTGATGATATGATTCGTCATTGTCGTGAAGTCGGTATTCCAACAGGCCTCGGTCGTGGTTCCGTAGTCGGTAGCCTGACAGCGTACCTCATGGGAATTACAAAGTTAGACCCCATTAAGTACAATCTCGTATTTGAAAGATTTGCAAACCCAGAACGTGTAACCCCAGCAGACATAGACACCGATGTGTCCACTCCGAGAAGAGGCGACGTTATCGAATATGTAAAAGAGAAATATGGGGAAGTATATCAGGTTCGTACCATCAGCTATGTTCAAGATAAATCGGCTGTACAAAGAGCCGCACAGGCGATAAACGGGAAACATTATCTGGATTTAATTAGCGAGTACAAAAAGACAGACTCGTACAAAAAGAAGGCGGAAGAAAATGAACGCCTTGCTGACCACGATGCCTTCATAGCGTGTAGAAATAAAGAACTTATTAAACCTGTTGAATATACCAAAATGAGTAAAAACATCAACATAGTTGAAGACATGCCGGAGAAGACTTCCCTACAAAAGAGATGGAAAGCTTTGGCTATGAAATTCCGTGGTCACATCATCTCCTATGGATGCCATGCGTCGGCGGTGTTGGTAAGTCCGGAAGATGTATGTAACTGGACAGCAATCGAAAAACAAGGTGACAACATGGTTGTCTGCCACGATTTCCACCAGCTGGAAGCTCAGGGGTTATTGAAACTCGATATCCTTGGCCTTGAAACTTTGGATATCATCGAACAGACCAAGCACCGTGCCGGTATTGACATTGACGTAGCTAAGATTCCAGTAGATGACAAGACAACCGCCGCTATGCTCCGCAAGGGTGATACAACTGGTTGCTTCCAGATTGAATCAAATGTTATGACAAATATCATCATCAGGATGAATGTTAAGAATGTAGAAGACATGTCAGCAGTTGTTGCGTTAGGAAGACCGGGTCCGTTAGACTCTGGAATGGCAGAAACTTTCCTCCGCCGCCGTAACCACCAAGAACCTACCGTGTATGATATTCCAGAACTCGAACCTATCCTTAGGGATACGGAAGGTGTCATTCTGTATCAGGAACAAATCATGCAGATTGCTCAGAAGATATGTGGATATTCCCTCGGTGAAGCAGATAATCTCCGTAGAATCATTGGCCGTAAGGTAGTAGATGAAATGAAACCGGCTGTAGATGATATGATTTCAAGAGGAGTAAAGAATGGATACACAGAAGCTCAAATGAAAAGATTGACCGATAATATCATCACCTTTGCCTCCTATGGCTTCAATAGAGGCCATTCTGCGGCTTACGGTATGACAGCATGGGTTACTGCCTATTTAAAGGCTCATTATCCAGCGGCGTTCATGGCTTCTTTGTTGGATTCTAACTGTAAGGATAAACCGAAACTAGCCTCTTATATTCTTGAAGCAATGCATATGGGAATTAAGATTCTCCCTCCCCAGCTTTCCCATTATAACTGTTACTCGGACTACGACGAAGAAGGGGCCTATATTATTCTTGGGCTGAACTGTATCGCTGGAGTAGGCAACACACAGATTCCCAAAGATTCCCCAGAAGACTTCAAAACGTTTTTGGAAGCCAATATCAATATGAATAAGACAGTTTTGAGTAACTTAGTAAAAGCTGGTGTATTCAAAGGGAACAGAGACGAGATGCTACAATATATTGTGTGGGCAAAAGATAAAAGAAAATCGAAATGA
- a CDS encoding single stranded DNA-binding domain-containing protein has product MDLVNNVDIFGYEVLNVKGRKTKTGKNMAFVKVRDNKSVHDLVIFNDRYKDIKAHNVYIMKVRNNRIFDFTEAKLA; this is encoded by the coding sequence ATGGACTTAGTGAATAACGTGGATATCTTCGGATACGAAGTCTTGAATGTCAAAGGGAGAAAGACTAAAACTGGGAAGAACATGGCCTTCGTAAAAGTCCGGGATAATAAGTCTGTTCATGATTTGGTCATCTTTAATGACCGGTATAAAGACATCAAAGCCCATAACGTATATATCATGAAAGTACGCAACAATCGAATCTTTGATTTCACCGAAGCCAAATTGGCATAA
- a CDS encoding helix-turn-helix domain-containing protein: protein MLLLTKKEVINLPLTLAQRLVKLRKEHDMTQQEVADKIGVGQSLIWRWESGEIKRLRQDKVQKLANLYGVSEAYIATGIDIGNLPGEVEEWIHRPENREKVIGFYKKCKLEEAARQLNNIK, encoded by the coding sequence ATGTTATTATTAACTAAAAAAGAGGTGATTAATTTGCCACTAACATTAGCCCAGAGATTAGTAAAACTAAGAAAAGAACATGACATGACACAACAAGAAGTAGCAGACAAGATAGGTGTAGGGCAATCCCTTATTTGGAGGTGGGAGTCAGGAGAGATTAAAAGACTCAGACAAGATAAAGTACAAAAGCTTGCCAACTTATATGGAGTAAGTGAAGCCTATATCGCCACAGGGATAGATATTGGTAATCTCCCAGGAGAAGTCGAAGAATGGATTCATAGACCAGAAAACCGAGAAAAAGTGATTGGTTTTTATAAGAAGTGTAAGTTAGAAGAAGCGGCAAGGCAATTAAACAATATAAAGTAA